CTGCTCAAGCGCCAGCGCGACGCCGCGGCCGCCGGCGCCGAACCCGACCCGCTCCTCGCCCGCGCCCTCCTCCTCACCGTCAACGGCGTCGCCGCGGGCCTGCGTAACACCGGCTGACCTACCCGACCGTCACCGGCATGCCGAAGGGGTGCGCCCCCTGGTTCGCACGAACCAGGGGGCGCACCCCTTCGACGTCACGTCCCTTCGCCCGGACGCGGCTCACCCGGACCGCCGGCCCGTCACCGCCGGCTCACACCGCCACGAACGCCGCCGTGAGCAACGCCAGCCCCGACCCCGCCAGCACCCAGCCCGCCCGCACCCGCCCCAGACCGCCCGCGACGACCACCGACGCCAGCAGCAGCGCACCACCGAACGGCACCCACGCGTACAGGACCCCGGCCGGACCCGACCGCACCACCTCGTCACTGCCCGGCTTGATCACCACGGTGTACGTGCCGCCGCTGCGGACCGCCACCGACTTGTCGATCACCACACGCGCGCGTGCCGTCGATCCCGCCGACAACGGCGTGTACGGCCCCGCACACATGTCCTCACCGCACCGCGTCACCTCGACGGTGCCCTGCTCCCGGCCCTTCGTCAGCATCACGTGCTGCGCGGACCCCCAGGAACCCCACACCCCCGCGAGAAGGATCAGCACGGACACCAGACCCATCGCCGCGACCCGACCGAACCGCAACGCGGTCCCCGGGACCGAGCTCCTGGCGGAGCCGGAGGCATGGGCAGAGCTCGGACCACGGACCTCGGGCGATCCCTTGCCCTTGGCCGACCCTGACCCCTTGCCCGGTCTCTTGGCCGATCGCTTACGGGAGTGGGCCCGGCGGCGGTGGGACGAGGCGGCGGTGGCAGGCATGGCGGGGATCATTGGCCATGCCTGAACGACCCGTCAACCTCTGTGGGCGACAAGTCAGGAGTTGTACGTGCTTTGAGCCCGCTCCAACCCCTCCAGCACCAGGGCCTCGACCGCGTCCGCCGCGCGATCCACGAGGTAGTCCAGCTCCTTGCGCTCGGCCGAGGAGAAGTCCTTGAGCACGAAGTCCGCCACCTGCATCCGCCCCGGCGGCCGGCCGATCCCGAACCGCACCCGGTGGTACTCCGCGCCCATCACCTTCGTCATCGACTTCAGGCCGTTGTGCCCGTTGTCCCCGCCGCCCAGCTTCAACCTCAGCACGCCGTAGTCGATGTCCAGCTCGTCGTGCACGGCCACGATGTTCGCCACCGGCACCTTGTAGAAGTCCCGCAACGCGTTCACCGGCCCGCCCGACACGTTCATGAACGACATCGGCTTCACCAGCACCACCCGCCGGCTTCCCGTGCCCGGCGGACCTAGCCGCCCCTCGACCACCTGGGCCTGCGCCTTCCCCGCCCGCTTGAACCTTCCGCCGATCCGCTCGGCGAGCAGATCCGCCACCATGAAACCGACGTTGTGCCGGTTCATGGTGTACTCCGGACCGGGATTGCCGAGACCCGCGATCAGCCAGGGGGCACTGGCATCGGTCGTCACGTCCATGTCTCCTCGACTCCACGCAGGAACTAACTCGCAGGGACTAACTCGCAGGTACCGGCTCGCGGGTACCGCACGCCGGGACCATACGCAGGCCGCCGCTCCCCGGGGGGAGCGGCGGCCGACGGGATGGCGCTACGAGGATCAGGCCTCGGTGGACTCGGCCTCGGCGTCCGCCGGGGCCTCCTCCGCCTGGGCGGCCAGGATCTGGAGGACGACGGCGTCCTCGTCGATCGCCAGCGTGGTGCCCTTGGGGAGCGGGATGTCCTTCGCCAGGATGGAGGCGCCGGCCTCCAGGCCCTCGATGGAGACCGTGACCGACTCGGGGATGTGCGTGGCCTCGGCCTCGACGGTCAGCGTGCTCAGCACGTGCTCGAGC
This Streptomyces sp. NBC_00377 DNA region includes the following protein-coding sequences:
- the pth gene encoding aminoacyl-tRNA hydrolase, translated to MDVTTDASAPWLIAGLGNPGPEYTMNRHNVGFMVADLLAERIGGRFKRAGKAQAQVVEGRLGPPGTGSRRVVLVKPMSFMNVSGGPVNALRDFYKVPVANIVAVHDELDIDYGVLRLKLGGGDNGHNGLKSMTKVMGAEYHRVRFGIGRPPGRMQVADFVLKDFSSAERKELDYLVDRAADAVEALVLEGLERAQSTYNS